Proteins from a single region of Acidobacteriota bacterium:
- the purE gene encoding 5-(carboxyamino)imidazole ribonucleotide mutase: MSETQPLVGVIMGSKSDWETMRHAAAVLEQFGVPFEARVVSAHRTPELMREYAHAAQARGLEVIVAGAGGAAHLPGMVAAQTVVPVIGVPVQSRTLNGLDSLLSIVQMPGGVPVATMAIGTAGARNAGLFAVAMLAVTRPDLRDRLRAFREEQDRTVRSEPLE, from the coding sequence ATGTCCGAGACGCAGCCGTTGGTCGGGGTGATCATGGGCAGCAAGTCGGACTGGGAGACGATGCGGCACGCGGCCGCGGTGCTCGAACAGTTCGGCGTGCCCTTCGAAGCGCGCGTGGTGTCTGCGCATCGCACGCCCGAGTTGATGCGGGAGTACGCGCACGCCGCGCAGGCACGCGGCCTCGAGGTGATCGTGGCGGGCGCCGGCGGCGCGGCGCACCTGCCGGGGATGGTGGCCGCGCAGACGGTCGTGCCGGTGATCGGCGTGCCCGTGCAGAGCCGCACGCTGAATGGACTCGACTCGCTCCTGTCGATCGTGCAGATGCCCGGCGGCGTGCCGGTGGCCACGATGGCGATCGGCACGGCCGGCGCGCGTAACGCGGGCCTGTTCGCCGTCGCCATGCTCGCCGTGACGCGCCCCGACCTGCGCGACAGGCTGCGCGCCTTCCGCGAGGAGCAGGACCGCACGGTCCGCTCCGAACCGCTCGAGTGA
- a CDS encoding zf-TFIIB domain-containing protein, protein MDRVGLSGRYGRTLAVDVCDGCGGLWFDGTESQQLGPGATLKLLERLTRRPSRPVAARSACPRCRQTLYEVHDRQRATSFTYRRCPSGHGRFITAYHFLREKHLVRELTHAEVEDVRARVRQVNCVNCGAPISLSGALACGHCRTPVSMIDPHQLERQLSTLAKAEVRDATVDPTLPIRLMQERAAAERDWAAIPDERSWIDDLLKIQESGLTQTIRTLTLRIRP, encoded by the coding sequence ATGGATCGGGTCGGGCTGTCGGGCCGCTACGGACGTACGCTCGCTGTCGACGTGTGTGATGGCTGCGGAGGGCTGTGGTTCGACGGCACGGAGAGTCAGCAGCTCGGTCCCGGCGCCACGCTGAAGCTGCTGGAGCGGTTGACGCGGCGCCCGTCACGTCCGGTGGCGGCGCGCTCGGCGTGTCCGCGCTGCAGGCAGACGCTGTACGAAGTCCACGATCGCCAGCGCGCGACGTCGTTCACGTATCGCCGGTGTCCGTCTGGTCATGGCCGGTTCATCACCGCGTACCACTTCCTGCGGGAGAAGCACCTCGTACGCGAGCTCACGCACGCGGAGGTCGAAGACGTCCGCGCGCGCGTGCGACAGGTGAACTGCGTCAACTGCGGTGCGCCGATCTCCCTGTCCGGCGCGCTCGCGTGCGGCCACTGCCGCACGCCCGTGTCGATGATCGATCCGCATCAACTCGAACGGCAGCTGTCGACGCTCGCGAAGGCCGAGGTGCGCGACGCGACAGTCGACCCCACGCTCCCAATCCGTCTGATGCAGGAACGCGCCGCCGCCGAGCGCGATTGGGCGGCCATCCCCGACGAGCGTTCCTGGATCGATGACCTCCTGAAGATCCAGGAGTCCGGCCTCACGCAGACGATCCGCACCCTGACGCTCAGGATCCGCCCCTGA
- a CDS encoding amidohydrolase/deacetylase family metallohydrolase, which yields MLLEGGHVIDARNGIDGVMDVAIADGRIAAVRQGIDPASAKQVVDVSGLYVTPGLIDIHVHVFATTGVRGAWAGDNSVLPDGFSFRTGVTTMVDAGSSGWRNFEDFRRTVIDRARTRVLAMLNIAGLGMLTDIPEQNVLDMDAAATADMAGRHRDVVVGIKSAHYMGPEWVSVDRAVEAGTKAGVPVMVDFGYFREERPYHQLVTSRLRPGDISTHMFRGPVPYMGADGHVLPYLKQARARGVLFDVGHGGGSFVFRTMVPAVKDGFYPDTISTDLHTGSMNGAMMDMLTTMSKFLVAGMPLQAVVKASTDAPARAIKRLELGHLTVGAEADVAVLRVVEGRFGYADAARGTIHGNQRLACELTLRAGRVVWDYNARTGTAYERLPPTYGVRPVDKVIVPH from the coding sequence ATGCTGCTCGAGGGCGGCCATGTCATCGACGCGCGCAACGGCATCGATGGCGTGATGGACGTGGCGATCGCCGACGGCCGGATCGCCGCCGTGCGGCAGGGCATCGATCCGGCGAGCGCGAAACAGGTCGTCGACGTGTCCGGCCTGTACGTCACGCCGGGGCTCATCGACATCCACGTCCACGTCTTCGCCACGACGGGCGTGCGCGGCGCATGGGCAGGCGACAACAGCGTGCTGCCCGACGGCTTCAGCTTCCGCACCGGCGTCACGACGATGGTGGATGCGGGCAGCTCTGGGTGGCGCAACTTCGAGGACTTCAGGCGCACGGTGATCGACCGCGCGCGGACGCGCGTGCTCGCGATGCTCAACATTGCGGGCCTCGGCATGTTGACCGACATCCCGGAGCAGAACGTCCTCGACATGGACGCCGCCGCCACGGCCGACATGGCCGGACGTCACCGCGACGTCGTCGTCGGCATCAAGTCGGCGCACTACATGGGGCCGGAATGGGTGTCGGTCGATCGCGCCGTCGAAGCCGGCACGAAGGCCGGCGTGCCGGTGATGGTGGACTTCGGCTACTTTCGCGAGGAACGCCCGTATCACCAACTGGTCACCTCGCGCCTGCGCCCCGGCGACATCAGCACGCACATGTTCCGCGGACCCGTGCCGTACATGGGCGCAGATGGCCACGTGCTGCCGTACCTGAAGCAGGCTCGCGCACGCGGCGTGCTGTTCGACGTCGGGCACGGCGGGGGCAGCTTCGTGTTCCGCACCATGGTGCCCGCGGTGAAGGATGGCTTCTATCCCGACACGATCTCCACGGACCTGCACACGGGCAGCATGAACGGCGCCATGATGGACATGCTGACGACGATGTCCAAGTTCCTGGTGGCGGGTATGCCGCTGCAGGCGGTGGTGAAGGCATCGACAGACGCGCCCGCGCGGGCGATCAAGCGACTCGAGCTCGGACACCTGACCGTTGGCGCCGAGGCAGACGTCGCGGTGCTGCGCGTGGTGGAAGGACGCTTCGGTTACGCCGACGCCGCGCGCGGCACGATCCACGGCAACCAGCGTCTTGCGTGCGAACTCACGCTGCGCGCAGGTCGCGTCGTGTGGGACTACAACGCCCGCACCGGCACCGCCTACGAACGCCTGCCGCCCACCTACGGCGTCAGGCCCGTCGACAAGGTGATCGTCCCGCACTGA
- a CDS encoding 5-(carboxyamino)imidazole ribonucleotide synthase, giving the protein MDPILPGATIGVLGSGQLGRMFAIAAGRLGYRVHTFSPDQDSPTGQVSDREVSAPYDDVEAVVAFSRGVAAVTFEFENVPSCTLDALGAGTIVRPSGHVLHVTQHRAREKAFLAGAGIPVAPFAVIESEDDMTTGLARVGTPAILKTASFGYDGKGQVRIDDPSSAADAWAVIGRQPAVLEGVVEFACEVSVIVARGVDGVMVDYGVVENSHRRHILDVSVWPARVSADTRANAVALARRACELLDVVGVLCVEMFVTAGGDVIVNELAPRPHNSGHLTIDAHVTCQFEQQLRAVCGLPLGEADARAPAAAMANLLGDEWGGGEPDWVSALRLPGVKLHLYGKAEARPGRKMGHLTATAVSPDAAEALVRDARRVLAR; this is encoded by the coding sequence ATGGACCCGATTCTCCCGGGTGCCACGATCGGCGTGCTCGGCAGCGGGCAGCTCGGACGGATGTTCGCGATCGCCGCAGGACGACTCGGGTATCGCGTCCACACGTTCTCGCCCGATCAGGATTCGCCAACAGGTCAGGTGTCCGATCGCGAGGTCTCGGCGCCGTACGACGACGTCGAGGCGGTGGTGGCGTTTTCGCGCGGCGTGGCGGCCGTGACGTTCGAGTTCGAGAACGTGCCGTCATGCACGCTCGACGCGCTGGGTGCGGGGACGATCGTGCGTCCGTCGGGGCACGTACTGCATGTGACGCAGCATCGTGCGCGCGAGAAGGCGTTCCTCGCCGGGGCCGGCATCCCGGTCGCGCCGTTCGCCGTGATCGAGAGCGAGGACGACATGACGACGGGCCTTGCGCGTGTGGGCACGCCCGCAATCCTCAAGACGGCAAGCTTCGGCTACGACGGCAAAGGCCAGGTCCGCATCGACGACCCATCGTCAGCGGCGGACGCGTGGGCGGTGATCGGTCGTCAGCCGGCGGTGCTCGAAGGTGTCGTCGAGTTCGCGTGCGAGGTATCGGTGATCGTCGCGCGCGGCGTCGACGGCGTGATGGTGGACTACGGCGTCGTCGAGAACAGCCATCGCCGGCACATCCTCGATGTTTCGGTGTGGCCTGCGCGTGTGTCCGCGGACACGCGCGCGAACGCCGTCGCCCTGGCGCGCCGCGCGTGCGAGCTGCTCGACGTGGTGGGCGTGCTTTGCGTGGAGATGTTCGTCACTGCCGGCGGCGACGTGATCGTCAACGAGCTCGCACCACGGCCGCACAACTCCGGCCACCTCACGATCGACGCGCACGTGACGTGTCAGTTCGAGCAGCAGTTGCGCGCCGTGTGCGGCCTTCCGCTCGGTGAGGCGGACGCGCGCGCGCCTGCGGCGGCGATGGCCAACCTGCTCGGCGACGAGTGGGGCGGCGGTGAGCCCGACTGGGTGTCGGCGCTGCGACTGCCGGGCGTCAAGCTGCACCTCTATGGCAAGGCCGAGGCCCGCCCGGGTCGCAAGATGGGCCATCTCACCGCCACTGCCGTGTCGCCTGATGCTGCCGAAGCGCTCGTGCGCGACGCGCGACGCGTGCTCGCTCGCTGA
- a CDS encoding class I SAM-dependent methyltransferase, whose protein sequence is MQRLLHRLGGLVKVQWARLRGRPVTDEYETRAPSPQHALDLYAGEWASYLPAPHDSYVAGHTPLFHDARLEWAIARMGGVEGANVLELGPLEGGHTWLLEQRGAARITAIEANRRAFLKCLVMKEVVGTARAHFLLGDFMAYLRESPDAHFDVGVASGVLYHMAEPVELLARLARTCDTLFIWTHYFDAAHVSLQSALAARFRAPESRTYDGFVHTVHPHWYQAARFTPGFCGSGETHTRWMTRDDIVDALRHFGHPYVDIGLEEPGHQYGPAMGIVSSRTPLAG, encoded by the coding sequence GTGCAACGCCTGCTCCATCGTCTTGGCGGGTTGGTGAAGGTCCAGTGGGCGCGCCTGCGCGGGCGGCCGGTGACCGATGAATACGAGACCCGCGCGCCGTCGCCGCAACACGCGCTGGACTTGTATGCCGGCGAATGGGCGTCGTATCTGCCCGCACCGCACGACAGCTACGTTGCCGGACACACGCCGCTGTTCCACGACGCGCGACTCGAATGGGCGATCGCGCGCATGGGCGGCGTCGAAGGCGCGAACGTCCTCGAACTCGGCCCGCTCGAAGGCGGTCACACGTGGCTGCTCGAACAGCGAGGGGCCGCACGCATCACCGCGATCGAGGCCAACCGCCGCGCGTTCCTGAAGTGCCTCGTCATGAAGGAGGTCGTGGGTACTGCGCGCGCGCACTTCCTGCTCGGCGACTTCATGGCCTACCTGCGCGAATCGCCGGACGCGCACTTCGACGTCGGCGTCGCCAGCGGCGTGCTGTATCACATGGCGGAGCCCGTGGAACTGCTGGCGCGACTCGCAAGGACGTGCGACACGCTGTTCATCTGGACGCACTACTTCGACGCCGCGCACGTGAGCCTTCAGTCGGCCCTTGCCGCACGCTTTCGTGCGCCAGAGTCACGCACGTACGACGGCTTCGTCCATACGGTGCACCCGCACTGGTATCAGGCCGCGCGGTTCACTCCGGGCTTCTGCGGCAGCGGTGAGACGCACACGCGCTGGATGACACGCGACGACATCGTCGATGCCCTGCGCCACTTCGGCCACCCGTACGTCGACATCGGTCTCGAGGAGCCGGGCCATCAGTACGGTCCGGCGATGGGCATCGTCTCGTCGCGCACGCCGCTCGCCGGCTGA
- a CDS encoding class I SAM-dependent methyltransferase: MRESHADMTAMVDTYQRRARWWHRLLRPPLPLVPNPHERGLPVDAAARCLMLGGAGQTAARNFVNVDIAPVTGVDVVADGARLPFADATFDMIESDAVLEHVPDPAVVIGELRRVLRPGGLIHVVVPFNHPFHAYPNDYHRWTLVALQQDLAPLEILDAGVRTGPAATWLLYTLTFIKVIVPGTPGKALGAIAGWILWPIRYVDLFLYGTNRAHILANSIYVLARKPI; encoded by the coding sequence ATGCGCGAGTCACACGCCGACATGACAGCGATGGTGGACACGTATCAGCGCCGCGCGCGCTGGTGGCATCGTCTGCTCCGTCCGCCGCTGCCGCTCGTGCCCAACCCGCATGAACGTGGATTGCCTGTCGACGCCGCCGCGCGGTGCCTGATGCTCGGCGGAGCGGGTCAGACGGCAGCGCGCAATTTCGTGAACGTCGACATCGCACCCGTGACGGGCGTCGACGTGGTGGCCGACGGCGCACGCCTTCCGTTCGCTGATGCGACCTTCGACATGATCGAGAGCGACGCGGTGCTGGAGCACGTGCCGGATCCGGCTGTCGTCATCGGCGAACTGCGGCGCGTGCTGCGGCCAGGCGGGTTGATTCACGTCGTGGTGCCGTTCAACCACCCGTTCCACGCGTATCCGAACGATTACCATCGCTGGACGCTCGTGGCGCTGCAGCAGGATCTCGCCCCGCTCGAGATCCTCGACGCCGGCGTCAGGACCGGGCCCGCCGCCACCTGGCTGCTCTACACGCTCACGTTCATCAAGGTGATCGTGCCGGGCACGCCCGGCAAGGCGCTCGGTGCGATCGCAGGGTGGATCCTCTGGCCGATCCGTTACGTGGACCTGTTCCTCTACGGCACCAACCGCGCCCACATCCTCGCCAACAGCATCTACGTTCTCGCCCGCAAGCCGATATGA
- a CDS encoding beta-lactamase family protein — translation MRCLSTKECAVKQWVVACAMVVLTPMLLFAQPSVRTGAIADDADVLAAGRLFSAWLDGQIAYRGLPGVVVGVVAGDELIWSKAFGYADLATKRPMTRDVTFRMASHSKLFTATAIMQLREDGKVRLDDPVSQHLPWFRMAPAGDDDGPVTIETLLTHSSGLQREAGDHWVSWNFPTGDELRALMADRHAAYAPQVRWKYSNLAYSVAGQVVEARSGQSWADYVRDHIFTPLGMSSSSVDKDVPGMATGYGRRMPDGSRETMPFIDARGMAAATGITSNVNDMARFVSAQFRHGARGGNRILSGGSLREMHRVRSVEETWAAGNAIGFAVTRVGDKTYVGHGGSYPGYTTHTLIHPATRVGVIVLTNAGDSDPSAIARQLMNTVGEAAGRRSAPASTVVPWDATWARFAGLYRGRFGDVHVVLLNDRLVVISPNAPTLDGPASLVPIGGGRFRYDARTGGSAIGEVVRFVEENGRVTRVYAGDGYYDRVPD, via the coding sequence ATGCGCTGTCTCTCGACCAAGGAGTGTGCCGTGAAGCAGTGGGTCGTTGCCTGCGCGATGGTGGTCCTGACTCCCATGCTGCTGTTCGCGCAGCCGTCTGTTCGCACGGGTGCGATCGCCGATGACGCGGATGTCCTCGCGGCCGGGCGGCTGTTCTCGGCCTGGCTCGACGGCCAGATCGCGTATCGCGGACTGCCGGGCGTGGTCGTCGGCGTGGTGGCGGGCGACGAGCTGATCTGGTCGAAGGCCTTCGGTTACGCCGACCTCGCCACCAAGCGTCCCATGACGCGGGACGTCACCTTCCGCATGGCGTCGCACTCGAAGCTGTTCACGGCCACCGCGATCATGCAGCTGCGCGAAGACGGCAAGGTCAGGCTCGACGATCCCGTCTCGCAGCACCTGCCGTGGTTCCGCATGGCGCCAGCCGGCGACGACGATGGGCCGGTGACGATCGAGACGCTGCTCACGCACAGCTCGGGACTCCAGCGTGAAGCCGGCGATCACTGGGTGTCGTGGAACTTCCCGACGGGCGACGAGCTGCGCGCGCTCATGGCCGATCGCCATGCCGCCTACGCGCCGCAGGTGCGCTGGAAGTACTCCAACCTCGCGTACTCGGTCGCCGGGCAGGTGGTCGAAGCGCGGAGTGGGCAGTCGTGGGCGGACTACGTGCGCGATCACATCTTCACGCCACTCGGCATGTCATCGTCCAGCGTGGACAAGGACGTGCCCGGCATGGCCACGGGCTACGGGCGTCGCATGCCCGACGGCTCGCGCGAGACGATGCCGTTCATCGACGCGCGAGGGATGGCGGCCGCGACGGGCATCACGTCGAACGTCAACGACATGGCGCGCTTCGTCTCGGCGCAGTTCAGGCACGGGGCGCGCGGCGGCAACCGTATCCTCTCCGGCGGGTCGTTGCGCGAGATGCACCGCGTGCGCTCCGTGGAAGAAACGTGGGCGGCGGGTAACGCGATCGGGTTCGCCGTGACGCGCGTTGGCGACAAGACGTACGTCGGCCACGGTGGCTCATACCCCGGCTACACCACGCACACGCTCATTCACCCCGCCACGCGCGTCGGCGTCATCGTGCTCACCAACGCCGGAGACAGCGACCCGTCCGCGATCGCGCGCCAGTTGATGAACACCGTCGGCGAAGCCGCCGGACGACGGTCCGCGCCGGCGTCCACTGTCGTGCCGTGGGACGCGACGTGGGCGCGCTTCGCCGGCCTGTATCGCGGCAGGTTCGGCGATGTCCACGTGGTGCTGCTCAACGATCGGCTTGTGGTCATCAGCCCCAACGCACCGACGCTCGATGGTCCGGCGAGTCTCGTCCCGATCGGTGGCGGTCGTTTCAGGTACGACGCGCGGACGGGCGGCAGCGCCATCGGTGAAGTGGTGCGGTTCGTCGAGGAGAACGGGCGCGTCACGCGCGTGTACGCCGGAGACGGCTACTACGATCGCGTGCCTGACTGA